The proteins below come from a single Arthrobacter sp. B1I2 genomic window:
- the recN gene encoding DNA repair protein RecN yields the protein MLEELRIRDLGVITDATLPLGPGLSVVTGETGAGKTMVVTAVGLLLGARSDAGAVRTGAKSATAEAVLKLDAGHPAIARALEAGAEAEEVDGGAELILARRLGADGRSRAFLGGRAAPVGVLAEIGESLVVVHGQSDQIRLKSAAAQREALDKFAGGNLAGPLAAYQELYGRWKSSQAELDNLRNAARDRLREAESLEAALAEIDEVDPQPGEDELLKAEAVKLANVEELRIAASTAHQALIAEDFGDTGDATTLVDSAKRTLEHVAEHDAQLGSAAARLAEVGFLLNDIATELASYQASLDSEGPERLAEIEDRRAALARLVRKYAPTIDEVLEWADKARVRFDELQDDSSRIEALDADVVRAEAELKKQSAAISKIRAKAAKDLSGRVSAELKALAMADATLVINLEPAGQLGPHGADEISFLLRPHSGAPARPLGKGASGGELSRVMLAIEVVLAAVDPVPTFVFDEVDAGVGGRAAVEIGRRLAMLARHVQVLVVTHLPQVAAFADQHITVTKTSVRGADGGTATGFTSSDVRLLDGPERVRELARMLAGQEDSESAQAHARELLDDARLLPQRA from the coding sequence ATGCTTGAAGAACTGAGAATCCGCGATCTCGGCGTCATCACCGACGCAACCCTTCCGCTCGGCCCGGGACTGAGCGTCGTGACCGGCGAAACCGGTGCGGGCAAGACCATGGTGGTGACCGCCGTCGGGCTGCTGCTGGGCGCCCGTTCGGATGCCGGGGCCGTCCGCACCGGCGCCAAGAGCGCCACCGCCGAGGCGGTGCTGAAGCTCGACGCCGGGCATCCCGCCATTGCCCGTGCCCTTGAGGCCGGCGCCGAAGCGGAGGAGGTCGACGGCGGCGCTGAGCTGATCCTGGCCCGGCGCCTGGGTGCGGATGGACGCAGCCGCGCGTTCCTGGGCGGCCGGGCGGCGCCGGTGGGCGTGCTGGCCGAGATCGGTGAGTCCCTGGTGGTGGTGCACGGCCAGTCCGACCAGATCCGGCTCAAGAGCGCTGCAGCGCAGCGCGAAGCCCTGGACAAGTTCGCCGGCGGCAACCTGGCCGGTCCGCTGGCCGCGTACCAGGAGCTGTACGGCCGATGGAAGTCCAGCCAGGCCGAACTGGACAACCTGCGCAACGCCGCCCGCGACAGGCTCCGCGAGGCCGAATCCCTGGAGGCAGCCCTCGCCGAGATCGATGAGGTTGATCCGCAGCCGGGGGAGGACGAGCTGCTGAAGGCCGAGGCCGTGAAGCTTGCCAACGTGGAGGAACTGCGGATCGCTGCGAGCACCGCACACCAGGCACTCATTGCCGAGGACTTCGGCGACACCGGGGACGCCACCACACTGGTGGATTCCGCCAAACGGACCCTGGAACATGTGGCGGAGCATGATGCGCAGCTGGGCTCCGCTGCCGCCCGGCTGGCCGAGGTGGGCTTCCTGCTCAATGACATCGCCACCGAGCTGGCCAGCTACCAGGCCAGCCTGGACTCCGAAGGCCCGGAACGCCTGGCCGAAATCGAGGACCGGCGCGCCGCCCTGGCCAGGCTGGTCCGCAAATACGCCCCCACCATCGACGAAGTGCTGGAGTGGGCGGACAAGGCCCGCGTCCGGTTCGACGAGCTGCAGGACGATTCCTCCCGCATCGAGGCCCTGGATGCAGATGTGGTGCGCGCCGAAGCAGAACTGAAGAAGCAGTCAGCGGCCATCAGCAAGATCCGCGCCAAGGCTGCGAAGGACCTGTCCGGCCGCGTCAGCGCGGAGCTCAAGGCCCTGGCCATGGCCGACGCCACGCTGGTGATCAACCTGGAGCCGGCTGGCCAGCTGGGCCCGCACGGTGCCGACGAGATCAGCTTCCTGCTGCGGCCGCATTCCGGTGCCCCGGCCCGGCCGCTGGGCAAGGGCGCGTCCGGCGGCGAACTGTCCCGCGTGATGCTGGCCATCGAAGTGGTGCTTGCCGCCGTCGATCCCGTCCCCACATTCGTCTTCGACGAGGTGGACGCGGGCGTTGGCGGCCGTGCCGCCGTCGAGATCGGCCGCAGGCTGGCCATGCTGGCACGCCACGTGCAGGTGCTGGTAGTCACGCACCTTCCGCAGGTGGCCGCCTTCGCGGACCAGCACATCACGGTGACCAAAACCTCCGTCAGGGGAGCCGACGGCGGCACCGCCACCGGGTTCACCTCCAGTGACGTCCGCCTCCTTGACGGCCCGGAACGGGTGCGTGAACTGGCCCGCATGCTGGCAGGCCAGGAAGACTCCGAATCGGCCCAGGCACACGCCCGGGAACTGCTGGATGACGCCAGGCTCCTGCCCCAGCGGGCCTGA
- a CDS encoding NAD kinase, whose protein sequence is MSRRVLVLAHTGREESLKAAWEACALLHASGMVPVMQESELGDMERFFGHLAQPVEVLHDHVQLPDVELVMVLGGDGTILRAAELVREVDVPLLGVNLGHVGFLAESERADLAQTVEWIASREYTVEERMTIDVQVWVRGQKIWHTWALNEAAIEKANRERMLEVVTEVDQRPLTSFGSDGIVLATPTGSTAYAFSAGGPVVWPEVEALVIVPISAHALFAKPLVVSPRSKLAVEVLSRTDAQGVLWCDGRRSVDLPPGARVEVTKSATPVRLARTHQTPFSARLVRKFELPIHGWRGPVPKSDAVHTGPIPIVRTPRPMPPLPVPHAENPDSDPDPSTAK, encoded by the coding sequence ATGAGCAGGCGTGTACTGGTCCTTGCCCACACCGGCCGCGAGGAGTCACTGAAAGCGGCCTGGGAAGCCTGCGCCCTGCTGCACGCTTCGGGCATGGTCCCCGTGATGCAGGAGTCCGAGCTGGGGGACATGGAACGGTTCTTCGGGCACCTTGCCCAGCCCGTGGAGGTCCTCCACGACCACGTCCAGCTGCCTGACGTCGAACTCGTCATGGTCCTCGGCGGCGACGGAACCATCCTGCGGGCCGCCGAACTGGTCCGCGAGGTGGATGTGCCGCTGCTGGGCGTCAATCTGGGCCACGTGGGTTTCCTTGCCGAAAGCGAGCGGGCGGACCTTGCCCAGACCGTCGAGTGGATCGCCAGCCGCGAGTACACGGTTGAAGAGCGGATGACCATCGATGTCCAGGTGTGGGTCCGCGGCCAGAAGATTTGGCACACATGGGCGCTCAACGAGGCCGCCATCGAGAAGGCCAACCGGGAACGGATGCTCGAAGTGGTCACCGAGGTGGACCAGCGCCCGTTGACGTCCTTCGGCTCCGATGGCATCGTGCTGGCCACCCCCACCGGGTCCACGGCCTATGCGTTCTCCGCGGGTGGACCGGTGGTCTGGCCGGAGGTGGAGGCCCTGGTGATTGTCCCCATCAGCGCCCATGCGCTCTTCGCCAAACCCCTCGTCGTGTCACCGCGGTCGAAGCTCGCCGTGGAGGTACTGAGCCGCACCGACGCCCAGGGCGTGCTGTGGTGCGATGGCCGGCGCTCCGTGGACCTGCCGCCCGGCGCCCGCGTGGAAGTGACCAAGTCCGCCACTCCCGTCCGGCTGGCCCGCACCCACCAGACGCCGTTCTCCGCCCGCCTGGTCCGCAAGTTCGAGCTGCCTATCCACGGCTGGCGCGGACCGGTACCCAAGTCCGATGCCGTGCACACCGGCCCCATCCCCATTGTGCGGACGCCACGGCCCATGCCGCCGTTGCCTGTACCGCATGCGGAAAATCCGGACAGCGATCCCGATCCGTCGACTGCAAAGTGA
- a CDS encoding TlyA family RNA methyltransferase has product MPVRLDQALVARGLARSRTHAASLIADGKVSSGGQVLAKASLQVDDSRDLAVEHDDQDTYASRAGHKLAGALDAFPEVSAQGKRCLDAGASTGGFTDVLLRRGAAHVVAVDVGHGQLVAHLRDDPRVAVHEGMNVRYMAPEDIGGPAALTVADLSFISLTLVVQPLADCTEPGGDLVLMVKPQFEIGKDRLGRTGVVTSERERRMAVEKVARAALEAGLDLRGLAQSPLPGQDGNVEYFLWIRRRISKDLPKIEEREAAAAALLGQIWPNH; this is encoded by the coding sequence ATGCCGGTGCGCCTCGACCAGGCACTGGTGGCGCGCGGGCTTGCGAGGTCGCGTACGCACGCCGCGTCGCTGATCGCCGACGGCAAGGTCAGTTCCGGCGGCCAGGTCCTCGCTAAAGCCTCCCTGCAGGTGGACGACAGCCGGGACCTCGCCGTCGAACACGATGACCAGGACACTTACGCCAGCCGGGCGGGCCACAAGCTGGCCGGGGCCCTCGACGCCTTCCCCGAGGTTTCGGCGCAGGGCAAAAGGTGCCTTGACGCCGGTGCCTCCACCGGGGGCTTCACCGACGTCCTGCTTCGGCGGGGTGCCGCGCACGTGGTGGCGGTCGACGTCGGTCACGGCCAGCTGGTGGCCCACCTCCGCGACGATCCGCGCGTGGCAGTCCACGAGGGCATGAACGTGCGGTACATGGCCCCGGAGGACATAGGCGGGCCGGCGGCACTGACGGTCGCAGACCTGTCGTTTATCTCCCTCACCCTCGTAGTGCAGCCGCTGGCGGACTGCACCGAACCCGGCGGCGATCTGGTGCTGATGGTCAAGCCGCAGTTCGAGATCGGCAAGGACCGCCTGGGCCGCACCGGCGTGGTCACGTCTGAGCGCGAGCGGCGGATGGCCGTGGAGAAAGTGGCCCGGGCAGCGCTCGAGGCAGGCCTCGACCTGCGCGGCCTCGCGCAGAGCCCGCTGCCGGGCCAGGACGGAAACGTCGAATACTTCCTGTGGATAAGACGCAGGATCAGCAAAGACTTGCCTAAGATCGAAGAGCGAGAGGCAGCAGCCGCTGCCTTGCTCGGACAAATCTGGCCGAACCACTAG
- a CDS encoding HAD-IIA family hydrolase, with the protein MNDVSLVSRFDALLADLDGVVYAGPHAIPGAVDSLKQLSGLGIGLGYVTNNASRSPAEVAAHLRELGAPAEDNQVVSSSQAAAELLASLLAPGARILITGSPALAREIELVGLVPVGSQAEEPVAVVQGFSPAIGWKDLAEATYVVSAGALWVATNTDMSIPQARGIAPGNGTLVAAVAAATGHQPRVAGKPEAPLFHSAAKRLGAERPLVVGDRLDTDILGGNNAGFATVAVLTGVDTRETILAARSAERPNYIIENLTGLHRPYPEVTNDDGTYTCGQSTARVANGAVGIIGRQDDLDSWRAACAAWWAETPDTAAPKSPKLVWLDH; encoded by the coding sequence ATGAATGACGTTTCACTGGTCTCCCGCTTCGATGCGCTCCTCGCCGACCTGGACGGCGTGGTCTACGCCGGGCCGCATGCCATTCCCGGAGCCGTGGATTCGCTGAAGCAGCTCTCCGGCCTGGGTATCGGTCTGGGCTATGTGACCAACAACGCCTCCCGCTCCCCGGCAGAGGTTGCAGCCCATCTGCGTGAGCTCGGTGCGCCCGCCGAGGACAACCAGGTGGTCAGTTCCTCCCAGGCCGCGGCCGAGCTGCTCGCCTCGCTGCTGGCACCCGGCGCAAGGATCCTCATCACCGGCAGCCCGGCACTTGCCCGGGAAATTGAGCTGGTGGGCCTGGTGCCCGTGGGCAGCCAGGCCGAGGAACCGGTAGCGGTGGTCCAGGGCTTCAGCCCCGCCATCGGGTGGAAGGACCTGGCGGAAGCCACGTACGTGGTGTCCGCCGGTGCCCTCTGGGTGGCCACCAACACGGACATGTCCATTCCCCAGGCGCGCGGCATCGCCCCAGGGAACGGCACCCTTGTTGCCGCCGTTGCCGCCGCCACAGGTCATCAGCCCAGGGTAGCGGGCAAGCCCGAGGCACCGCTGTTCCATTCGGCAGCCAAGCGACTCGGTGCCGAGCGCCCCCTGGTGGTGGGTGACCGGCTGGACACGGACATCCTGGGCGGCAACAATGCCGGCTTCGCCACCGTGGCGGTCCTGACCGGCGTCGACACACGCGAAACCATCCTGGCCGCGCGGTCTGCCGAACGGCCCAACTACATCATCGAAAACCTGACGGGCCTGCACCGCCCCTACCCCGAAGTGACGAACGACGACGGCACCTACACGTGCGGCCAGTCGACGGCGCGCGTGGCCAACGGAGCGGTGGGCATCATTGGCAGGCAGGACGACCTTGACTCCTGGCGGGCTGCCTGTGCAGCCTGGTGGGCTGAGACGCCGGACACCGCAGCCCCGAAGTCGCCCAAGCTGGTGTGGCTGGATCACTAG